Proteins found in one Candidatus Tisiphia endosymbiont of Beris chalybata genomic segment:
- a CDS encoding HD domain-containing protein produces MNGEHVLNLLKAYDLNCDESQVKKVLDLALQYYGSYNSYPFEIAQIIIAMRMRGSSLVAALLYSISKKTKLTFKAIKYNFNLETAQLFNGILTLSQVNYLPYQDQTSKIFKLLLSLNEDIRLQVLLIKLSYLLHEVSIFDSRQPFPKQQLIATEIIEIYIPLLARMGIDNIRTILQDLCFKILQPDIRISVLTYLQTIYPNIDQLVNNTINKLQHILHTASISIKLTYRIKSLHSIRTKVIQKSIDIAQLHDIIAFRIIVNTKEQCYQVLHIISQHYNTIPGRFKDFIIKPKSNGYQSLHIVIITPTKQKIEIQIRTHEMHKRAQSGTAAHYQYKNKPIVENKIYTPYVTYGPPLSYYKRHNDISIPVVVPENKLSLLTSTSQINLPTILLCYDFAAGRDGAKPIDNRRALSNALYSIAKHNSQKANTKQTLKPKELQNANKRLIAGSKKNIMKQQGPFSSLAIASISPFSGGTSFITLNSWSLLAALTHLFIPQIVQSSPALREILSPTPALIVKEKPPIIIIPEPPAVVNRLVWKHSPSRVLEEHMKHETRGPPLKTEEVGHLYFLLKLLAEIERLINSLMHLPASINWNNKQEISDCSKYIAQDQAALLNSYGTNFIKQNNISKDLNLVLSAQLPAPELPSTTNIELGEANIDNDLNIKTNIHEGQDPSLYYQQAIALMGVGQFSEAILWFNKVIELKADFIDSHYNKSLLLLTLARYPEAIESINQAIKLNPAVHALYCKQAVALNGVGQYQESIAACDKAIALSPNCITPYRNKVTALNSLKHYDEAVEVCDKIITFSPSDVAIYSAKALILNNLIYNIIQTATANQHEAMECQDIEAKAEYYHRATSWWKLSLTKIQDAIQTYTKMTELKPDFMETLRDQSISLEKLNQLKVQAQSTIAHNYEYEVEHHRLSGEVGLYSE; encoded by the coding sequence ATGAATGGTGAACATGTTTTAAATCTACTTAAAGCTTATGACCTTAACTGTGATGAATCGCAAGTTAAAAAAGTTTTAGATTTAGCTCTTCAATATTATGGCAGCTATAATAGTTATCCATTTGAAATAGCGCAAATTATTATAGCGATGCGGATGAGGGGTAGCTCGCTAGTTGCAGCGTTACTTTATAGTATTTCAAAAAAAACCAAGCTGACCTTTAAAGCAATTAAATATAACTTTAACTTAGAAACCGCACAGCTATTCAATGGTATACTTACCTTAAGCCAAGTTAATTATTTACCTTATCAGGACCAAACCTCTAAAATCTTTAAACTATTATTATCATTAAACGAAGATATAAGGTTACAAGTATTACTGATAAAATTATCTTATTTATTACATGAAGTAAGTATATTTGATTCTAGGCAGCCCTTTCCCAAACAACAACTCATTGCCACTGAAATAATAGAAATTTATATCCCTTTGCTAGCACGTATGGGAATTGATAATATTAGAACTATATTGCAGGATCTATGTTTTAAAATTTTACAGCCAGATATTAGAATATCAGTTTTAACTTATTTGCAAACAATATACCCTAACATCGACCAGTTAGTTAATAATACTATCAATAAGCTACAACATATTTTACACACCGCCTCTATATCCATAAAGTTAACTTATAGAATTAAATCTCTGCATTCAATTAGGACAAAAGTTATACAAAAAAGTATAGATATCGCCCAATTACATGACATTATTGCTTTTAGAATTATCGTAAATACCAAGGAACAATGTTATCAAGTACTACACATTATTAGCCAACACTATAATACTATACCAGGACGTTTTAAAGATTTTATTATTAAACCGAAAAGCAATGGTTATCAATCTTTACATATCGTTATTATTACTCCAACTAAGCAAAAAATCGAAATCCAGATACGTACTCACGAAATGCATAAGAGGGCCCAATCCGGGACTGCAGCGCATTATCAATATAAAAACAAACCTATTGTAGAAAATAAAATATATACACCATATGTTACCTATGGTCCCCCATTAAGTTATTATAAAAGGCATAACGATATCTCAATACCAGTAGTGGTACCAGAAAATAAACTTAGCCTGCTGACTTCAACTAGTCAGATAAATTTACCAACTATACTTCTCTGCTATGATTTTGCTGCGGGGCGCGATGGAGCGAAGCCTATAGATAATAGGCGAGCATTGAGCAATGCTCTCTACTCTATAGCTAAACATAATTCCCAAAAAGCCAATACTAAACAAACTTTGAAGCCCAAAGAATTACAAAATGCTAACAAAAGATTAATAGCGGGCAGTAAAAAGAATATAATGAAACAGCAAGGACCCTTCTCCAGCTTAGCTATTGCCTCTATATCTCCTTTTAGCGGGGGAACAAGCTTTATTACCTTAAATTCTTGGTCCTTACTAGCCGCCCTTACCCACCTCTTTATTCCGCAAATAGTACAATCCTCGCCTGCTCTGCGAGAAATTCTATCACCTACTCCTGCCTTAATAGTTAAAGAAAAACCTCCAATAATTATAATACCGGAACCTCCTGCTGTGGTTAATAGACTAGTTTGGAAACATTCACCTAGCCGCGTATTGGAAGAACACATGAAACATGAGACTAGGGGTCCCCCGTTAAAGACGGAGGAAGTAGGGCATCTATATTTTTTGCTTAAATTACTAGCAGAAATAGAGCGCTTAATTAACTCTCTTATGCATTTGCCTGCTTCTATAAACTGGAATAACAAGCAAGAGATAAGTGATTGCAGTAAGTATATAGCGCAGGATCAGGCAGCTCTGTTAAATTCCTACGGGACTAATTTTATAAAGCAAAACAATATAAGCAAGGATCTGAATTTAGTCCTCTCAGCTCAATTACCAGCGCCTGAATTACCTAGTACTACTAATATAGAATTAGGGGAAGCTAATATAGATAATGATCTGAATATTAAGACAAATATACATGAAGGCCAAGACCCCTCTCTTTATTATCAACAGGCTATAGCTCTCATGGGTGTAGGACAATTTAGCGAAGCCATACTATGGTTTAATAAAGTGATAGAACTAAAAGCTGATTTTATTGACAGCCATTATAATAAAAGTTTATTACTCCTAACTTTAGCCCGGTATCCGGAAGCTATCGAATCTATTAATCAAGCAATAAAGCTTAACCCTGCTGTTCATGCTTTGTATTGTAAACAGGCAGTAGCCTTAAATGGGGTAGGTCAATATCAAGAGTCGATTGCAGCGTGTGATAAAGCAATAGCACTGTCCCCTAATTGTATTACGCCTTATCGCAATAAAGTTACCGCTTTGAATTCTTTAAAACATTATGACGAGGCTGTAGAGGTATGTGATAAGATAATAACATTCTCTCCTAGCGATGTTGCAATCTACTCTGCTAAAGCTCTAATCTTAAATAATTTAATCTATAATATAATACAAACGGCCACTGCAAACCAGCACGAGGCAATGGAATGTCAGGATATTGAGGCCAAGGCAGAATACTATCATAGGGCCACTAGTTGGTGGAAACTAAGCTTAACTAAAATTCAAGACGCTATACAGACTTATACTAAAATGACCGAACTGAAACCTGATTTTATGGAAACTTTACGTGATCAAAGTATTTCTTTAGAGAAATTAAATCAATTAAAAGTTCAGGCACAAAGTACGATTGCTCACAATTACGAATATGAAGTTGAGCATCACCGGCTAAGTGGCGAAGTAGGGTTATACAGTGAATAA
- the secG gene encoding preprotein translocase subunit SecG — MINILLFIHIVIAALLIIVILMQKTGNDGLSSIGGNNMGVMAGRTVVNFLTRTTVILATLFIINAIILANLSSRKNSSIIEQIDTKLENTGVPIAK; from the coding sequence ATGATAAATATATTACTTTTTATTCATATTGTAATAGCCGCATTGTTAATCATAGTAATATTGATGCAAAAAACTGGGAATGATGGGCTTAGCAGTATAGGAGGCAACAATATGGGAGTTATGGCAGGCCGGACGGTAGTTAACTTTTTAACTAGGACTACAGTGATACTTGCCACCTTGTTTATTATTAATGCTATTATTCTTGCTAATCTTTCGTCTCGCAAAAACTCTAGTATAATTGAACAAATTGATACTAAGTTAGAAAATACTGGGGTACCGATTGCTAAATAG
- the kdsA gene encoding 3-deoxy-8-phosphooctulonate synthase, whose protein sequence is MQKIIILNNIKISNELPFVLIAGPCQIESLEHSLFMAEKLVALTAKLNVPFIYKSSFDKANRTSVKGERGIGLDKGLEILSKIKMTFNCPILTDIHTETQCSIVAEVADILQVPAFLCRQTDLLRAAAETNKVVNVKKGQFLAPWDMKNVHAKLEKFGAKDIMLTERGASFGYNTLVSDMRSLPIMMETGAPVIFDATHSVQQPGGIGDSSGGERKYVEILARAAVSVGVAGIFMEVHQDPDNAPSDGTCMVKLDKLEVILTLLQRYDNLTKEHFNKYTPLL, encoded by the coding sequence ATGCAAAAAATAATTATCTTAAATAATATAAAGATTTCTAATGAACTCCCATTTGTTCTTATTGCTGGCCCTTGCCAGATAGAGAGCTTAGAACATTCCTTATTTATGGCGGAAAAGCTAGTGGCTCTTACCGCTAAGCTTAATGTCCCATTTATCTATAAATCATCGTTTGATAAAGCTAATAGGACTTCAGTAAAGGGGGAAAGAGGGATTGGGCTTGATAAGGGCCTAGAAATTTTATCTAAAATAAAAATGACCTTCAATTGTCCTATACTTACTGATATCCACACCGAAACTCAATGCTCTATTGTGGCAGAGGTGGCTGACATATTACAAGTACCTGCTTTTTTATGTAGACAGACCGACTTACTAAGAGCGGCCGCAGAAACTAATAAAGTTGTGAATGTAAAAAAAGGACAATTTCTTGCCCCATGGGATATGAAAAATGTACATGCTAAACTTGAAAAATTTGGGGCAAAAGATATTATGCTTACAGAGCGTGGGGCCAGTTTTGGGTATAATACCTTAGTATCAGATATGCGTAGTTTGCCAATAATGATGGAAACTGGAGCGCCAGTAATTTTTGATGCCACGCATTCTGTGCAACAACCTGGAGGAATTGGGGATAGCAGTGGGGGGGAGAGGAAGTATGTTGAAATATTGGCAAGAGCAGCAGTTAGCGTTGGGGTCGCTGGAATTTTTATGGAAGTCCATCAAGATCCTGATAATGCTCCAAGTGATGGAACATGCATGGTGAAATTAGATAAGCTAGAAGTGATATTAACCTTGTTGCAAAGATATGATAATTTAACTAAAGAGCACTTTAACAAATATACTCCTCTGCTATGA
- a CDS encoding triose-phosphate isomerase family protein: MKKLIIANWKMNMSLTDACAFCIKLSALKYDNSLIIAPPSLYLAYLSDKFKFLTFCAQNVSRYEGQGSYTGEYSSLLLKLSNINYAIVGHSDRRNLFNETNEIIKQKVEKCLQADITPIICIGEDLKARQNKNYQGFLLSQLTETLPNSYKMLNKNKNIIIAYEPIWAIGTGSLPLQEELIEIFMLINSFLKESQVANNVRLVYGGSVNLDNTKQILRLPYIDGVMVGKSSLNPPILFQMLNYGCL, from the coding sequence ATGAAAAAACTAATCATTGCCAATTGGAAAATGAATATGAGCCTAACGGATGCATGCGCATTTTGTATTAAGTTATCAGCACTAAAATATGATAATAGCCTGATTATAGCCCCTCCCTCCCTTTATCTTGCTTATTTATCGGATAAATTTAAATTTCTTACATTTTGCGCTCAAAATGTAAGCCGGTATGAAGGGCAAGGAAGCTATACTGGCGAATATTCCAGCTTATTACTCAAACTGAGTAATATTAATTATGCTATTGTTGGTCATAGTGATAGGAGAAATTTATTCAATGAAACAAATGAAATAATAAAACAAAAAGTAGAGAAATGCCTCCAAGCTGATATCACTCCTATTATTTGTATTGGGGAAGATTTAAAGGCAAGACAAAATAAGAATTATCAAGGATTTTTGTTAAGTCAGCTTACCGAAACATTACCTAATAGTTACAAGATGTTAAATAAAAATAAAAATATCATAATTGCCTATGAACCAATTTGGGCTATAGGAACTGGCTCTCTTCCACTGCAAGAGGAATTAATAGAGATATTTATGCTGATAAATTCATTCCTTAAGGAAAGCCAAGTTGCAAATAATGTCAGGTTGGTGTATGGTGGTTCTGTAAATTTAGATAATACAAAACAAATACTACGCTTACCTTATATTGATGGAGTTATGGTAGGGAAATCTTCTCTTAACCCACCGATTTTATTTCAAATGTTAAATTATGGATGTTTATAA
- a CDS encoding transposase encodes MHQILLQELILYIDGNKSRLKCLSGMIISLITGGSIDPKGLALGISGDAKASSKIHRIYRLLKEFTFDYMKVASLLLSLFGVGNYVVAMDRTNWKFGKTDINILFLVIVIGKISVPIYWHSLSHGGACSKEFMEEFLQKFIDNFGVEKIKYLLADREFMNKEWLNFLIDNHIRFAIPLRTDHQIRLEKGLKTLTIGKIDLLHNLI; translated from the coding sequence ATGCACCAAATACTACTTCAAGAATTGATTTTATATATAGACGGAAATAAATCAAGATTAAAATGTTTGTCTGGGATGATAATCAGTTTAATAACTGGAGGTTCTATCGACCCAAAGGGTTTAGCGCTTGGTATTTCAGGTGATGCTAAAGCATCGTCAAAAATCCATAGGATTTATCGATTGTTAAAAGAATTTACTTTTGATTATATGAAGGTTGCATCATTACTGTTAAGCTTGTTCGGTGTAGGAAATTATGTTGTAGCAATGGATCGAACAAATTGGAAATTTGGTAAAACAGATATTAATATTTTGTTTTTAGTAATTGTAATTGGTAAGATATCAGTGCCAATATATTGGCATTCTTTATCGCATGGTGGAGCTTGTTCTAAAGAATTTATGGAAGAATTTTTGCAGAAGTTTATTGACAATTTTGGGGTTGAAAAAATAAAATATTTACTTGCTGATCGAGAATTTATGAATAAAGAATGGTTAAATTTCTTAATAGATAATCATATAAGATTTGCTATTCCCCTAAGAACGGATCACCAAATTCGTCTTGAGAAAGGTTTAAAAACTTTAACGATTGGAAAAATAGACCTCTTGCATAACCTAATCTAA
- a CDS encoding transposase, which translates to MWDRKVNFAAYRNDKNELMVLVSSIEVEVDIFALYRYRWSIERLFKHLKSGGFDIEKSHLVNLDRFKKLLVVTAIASALIVKNGLIQNSLNPIRIKLQKTTEKQLFSLFTYGFDHIKNIFYQSIINSCNSTNTHLINTSKNRTSYYLLCLPTKIVGYYGRRVSKAAQSTKCHMITRIPQCGLSHLCYSDKVIKYIRAIFIPAS; encoded by the coding sequence TTGTGGGATAGAAAAGTCAATTTTGCTGCATATAGAAATGATAAAAATGAACTGATGGTTTTGGTGTCATCAATTGAGGTCGAAGTTGATATTTTCGCTTTATATAGGTACCGCTGGTCCATCGAACGGTTGTTTAAGCATCTCAAAAGCGGAGGCTTTGATATTGAAAAAAGTCACTTAGTAAATTTGGATAGATTCAAAAAATTATTGGTGGTAACTGCTATTGCTTCAGCTTTAATAGTTAAGAATGGCTTAATACAAAATTCACTAAACCCAATCCGTATAAAACTCCAAAAAACCACTGAAAAACAATTATTTTCATTATTTACTTACGGGTTTGATCATATTAAAAATATCTTTTATCAATCTATCATTAATAGCTGTAACTCAACTAATACGCACCTTATTAATACCTCCAAAAATAGAACTTCTTACTACTTACTCTGCCTCCCTACAAAAATCGTAGGGTACTATGGGCGAAGAGTATCCAAGGCAGCTCAATCAACAAAATGCCATATGATTACTCGCATCCCACAATGTGGGCTCTCCCATCTTTGTTATTCCGATAAGGTCATCAAGTATATTAGAGCTATTTTCATCCCAGCGAGCTAA
- a CDS encoding palindromic element RPE1 domain-containing protein produces the protein MHNLKIIEEFLGETKSSTAAYIDVREEQRGVSTTKLPIRLGYARGLFFQSLKFLNLSQDEFGDPFLGE, from the coding sequence TTGCATAACCTAAAGATAATTGAAGAATTTTTAGGAGAAACGAAGTCGAGTACCGCAGCGTACATAGACGTACGTGAGGAACAGAGAGGAGTTTCGACGACAAAATTACCAATTAGATTAGGTTATGCAAGAGGTCTATTTTTCCAATCGTTAAAGTTTTTAAACCTTTCTCAAGACGAATTTGGTGATCCGTTCTTAGGGGAATAG
- a CDS encoding glycosyltransferase family 2 protein yields the protein MNINKNWLKVIEKLVDLLFRQHRAGNLHSEFRGGSSRKPECTAACEEDPSVNSLLKASCGRKIITNLQMSLIKLQYIAANRDNYFLSVIIEVGMIDNEQLINILHNNKILPLLRSAQTNIKIYDYCKVNQYVKFGYFIYQDDNDDTILAINDVTYLKQLAIIYNNTNIQLIKKEDFYQILEQNFSHLNIIRAKYLLEFITGSIVTKNINYTKEILTLLLIYFGIFLNFQHFFHILNVICYFSQNTLKLILFKRAIIGQEKHIKKKSSQAGKMQCHTSSMQTCQIDSLKSSTRPAPTILLCYDFAARHDGAKPIDNRQALSNDACKFISEGYRSAYAESLLDKSYVLNCYPQHLPIYTILLPLYKESNKLKSLINYIINLDYPKSKLDVKIIVEADDLSMTQESILYTLPSYMHLIKVPFSLPRTKPKALNYAMQYCKGKYVVIYDAEDRPASDQLLKAVMEFDRLPEEYVCLQAKLTFYNENENLLTKFFSIEYCIWFEYLLTGLSLMNLPVLLGGTSNHFKLDILQKVGFWDAYNVTEDADLGIRLSSFNYKVWILDSYTYEESPIDILSWINQRSRWIKGFLQTFLVFIAQEDKYRKFHLTDILVILILVGFSSYSFCCLPFLIIMIKINNVSIIHYLWWINTFFAFSYLYGSAFFILWIKKSKVNNFKTLDIIALFLWPFYFLLHTIAGYKAIWEIIFIPFKWNKTKHGVSRQQLD from the coding sequence ATGAATATTAATAAAAACTGGTTAAAGGTTATAGAAAAATTAGTAGATCTCTTGTTTCGCCAGCACCGAGCTGGTAATTTGCACAGCGAATTTAGGGGAGGCTCCTCACGCAAACCCGAGTGCACTGCGGCTTGTGAAGAAGACCCTTCTGTGAATTCCCTGCTCAAGGCAAGCTGCGGCAGAAAGATAATTACTAATCTGCAAATGTCTCTAATTAAATTGCAATATATTGCTGCTAATAGAGACAATTATTTTTTGAGCGTAATAATTGAGGTAGGAATGATTGATAACGAACAGCTAATCAATATTTTGCATAATAATAAAATATTGCCTTTATTAAGATCTGCACAAACTAATATTAAAATTTATGATTACTGTAAGGTAAATCAATATGTAAAATTTGGGTATTTTATTTATCAGGATGATAATGATGATACAATATTAGCAATAAATGATGTTACTTATCTAAAGCAATTAGCAATAATATACAATAACACAAACATTCAATTGATAAAAAAAGAAGATTTTTATCAAATTTTAGAACAAAATTTTAGTCATTTAAATATTATTAGAGCAAAATACCTCCTGGAGTTTATCACAGGCTCAATAGTAACAAAAAATATTAATTATACTAAAGAAATTCTTACATTATTGCTCATATATTTTGGTATATTCTTAAATTTTCAGCATTTTTTTCATATACTTAACGTAATCTGTTATTTTTCGCAAAACACCTTAAAGTTGATATTATTTAAACGAGCTATAATCGGTCAAGAAAAGCATATAAAGAAAAAAAGTAGCCAAGCAGGTAAGATGCAATGCCATACCAGCAGCATGCAGACTTGTCAAATCGATTCCTTAAAATCATCCACTAGGCCGGCACCTACTATACTCCTCTGCTATGATTTTGCTGCTAGGCACGATGGAGCGAAGCCTATAGATAATAGACAAGCATTGAGCAACGACGCATGCAAATTCATATCAGAGGGGTATAGATCGGCTTATGCAGAAAGTCTATTGGACAAGAGCTATGTTCTAAATTGCTATCCTCAACATTTACCCATTTATACAATTTTACTCCCCTTATATAAAGAATCCAATAAGTTAAAATCGCTCATTAATTATATTATTAATCTTGACTACCCTAAAAGTAAATTAGATGTTAAAATTATTGTTGAAGCCGATGATCTTTCAATGACTCAAGAAAGCATTTTATATACCTTACCTTCATATATGCATTTAATCAAAGTACCTTTTAGTTTACCTAGAACTAAACCAAAAGCCTTAAATTATGCGATGCAATATTGTAAAGGTAAATATGTGGTCATATATGATGCAGAAGATCGCCCTGCCTCTGATCAGTTACTGAAAGCAGTAATGGAATTTGATAGACTGCCGGAAGAATATGTATGCTTACAAGCTAAACTTACTTTCTATAATGAAAATGAAAATTTACTCACTAAGTTTTTCAGTATAGAATATTGTATATGGTTTGAGTATTTACTAACCGGGTTAAGCTTAATGAATTTACCCGTGTTACTTGGAGGAACAAGCAACCATTTTAAATTAGATATATTACAAAAAGTAGGATTTTGGGATGCTTATAATGTAACTGAGGATGCGGATTTAGGCATTAGACTTTCCTCATTTAATTATAAAGTATGGATTCTAGATTCTTATACCTATGAAGAATCACCTATAGATATACTGAGCTGGATCAACCAAAGATCTCGTTGGATAAAAGGATTTTTACAAACATTTTTAGTATTTATAGCCCAGGAAGATAAATATAGGAAATTTCATTTAACAGATATATTAGTCATTTTAATCTTGGTGGGCTTCTCTTCTTATAGCTTTTGTTGCCTACCATTTTTAATAATAATGATCAAAATCAATAATGTCTCAATTATCCATTATTTGTGGTGGATTAATACTTTCTTTGCTTTTTCCTACCTTTATGGTAGTGCATTTTTTATTTTATGGATTAAGAAAAGTAAAGTTAATAATTTCAAAACATTAGATATCATAGCCTTATTTTTATGGCCATTCTATTTCTTATTGCATACTATAGCAGGCTATAAAGCTATTTGGGAAATAATTTTTATTCCTTTTAAATGGAATAAAACTAAGCATGGAGTAAGTAGGCAACAATTAGATTAG
- a CDS encoding peptidylprolyl isomerase, protein MLNNIRKTADSFVMKILFGMIIFAFVGWGIKDVLQSNSNFDVVKFTHAKNIRQDEFLKAKAEQIHLIQSQTKVTLNEEDIKQLRLDDFILKRLINNSILSYLVSYYDLDISDNTILQVIKESPNFKNEQGVFDLTLFKNLLKNSYINEVQYLARLKEQILTNTVISIFVEGIPVSDTLVQNIINYLAEIREVDLLQVNLQHQPKGLTIPPPTQVQLEEFYETHKNLFKLPEKRSIAYITITNEILQKLETVHNQLIRELGDEVAAGSSLIEISQKYKLPLQNINYITYNEALKNADILHNADNIFKLTEGELSYPLEHPNQDSCILVEVQEIQPAKIQEFAVVKDQVQKLWKEQYLKDFNLKKIQALSTEYVSGKNIVMPGISINRAAHFIREEIQDNKQLPEGLLSSIFQAPLNSNTPVFQSQGNAYFAHIKSIRIDKVKKHAIQDKNKENIANNIKDGVIEELINYLIKHNKMTINL, encoded by the coding sequence ATGCTAAATAATATTAGAAAGACTGCCGATAGTTTTGTAATGAAAATTCTGTTTGGCATGATTATCTTTGCCTTTGTTGGTTGGGGAATTAAAGATGTACTGCAATCTAATAGCAATTTTGACGTAGTTAAATTTACCCATGCCAAAAACATTCGCCAAGATGAGTTTTTGAAAGCAAAAGCTGAACAAATTCATCTCATTCAAAGTCAGACCAAGGTGACTCTTAATGAAGAAGATATAAAGCAATTACGCCTAGATGATTTTATCCTTAAAAGGCTTATCAATAATAGTATCTTGAGTTATTTGGTGAGTTACTACGACCTAGATATATCTGATAATACTATACTGCAGGTTATCAAAGAATCGCCTAACTTCAAAAATGAACAAGGCGTATTTGATTTAACCTTATTTAAAAATTTATTAAAAAATTCTTATATTAATGAAGTGCAATATTTAGCGCGATTAAAAGAGCAGATATTAACGAATACGGTAATTAGTATTTTTGTAGAAGGGATACCAGTATCTGACACGCTGGTACAAAATATTATTAATTACCTAGCGGAAATAAGAGAGGTAGATTTGCTGCAAGTTAATTTGCAGCACCAACCTAAAGGATTAACAATCCCTCCCCCTACTCAAGTTCAGCTGGAAGAGTTTTATGAGACCCATAAGAATTTATTTAAATTACCAGAAAAGCGTAGTATAGCTTATATAACAATAACCAATGAAATATTACAAAAATTAGAAACTGTTCATAACCAATTAATAAGAGAACTAGGGGACGAGGTAGCAGCTGGCTCAAGTTTAATAGAGATTTCTCAGAAATATAAATTACCCTTGCAAAATATAAACTATATAACTTACAATGAAGCCCTTAAGAATGCTGATATTTTGCACAATGCTGATAATATTTTTAAACTAACAGAAGGGGAATTATCATATCCACTCGAGCACCCAAATCAGGATTCTTGTATATTAGTAGAAGTTCAAGAAATTCAACCAGCTAAAATACAAGAATTTGCAGTAGTTAAAGATCAGGTGCAAAAATTATGGAAAGAGCAATATTTAAAAGATTTTAACCTTAAAAAAATACAAGCTCTCTCTACAGAATACGTCTCTGGTAAAAATATTGTCATGCCAGGAATATCTATTAATCGAGCAGCACATTTTATCCGAGAGGAGATACAAGATAATAAGCAATTACCTGAAGGTTTATTATCATCAATTTTCCAAGCCCCTCTTAATTCCAACACTCCCGTTTTTCAGTCTCAAGGTAACGCATATTTTGCGCATATTAAATCAATAAGAATTGATAAGGTAAAAAAACATGCTATTCAGGATAAAAATAAAGAGAATATTGCTAATAATATAAAAGATGGGGTTATTGAGGAACTGATTAACTATCTCATAAAGCACAATAAAATGACAATAAATCTTTAA